From one Paeniglutamicibacter psychrophenolicus genomic stretch:
- a CDS encoding NAD(P)/FAD-dependent oxidoreductase, protein MASVTTPEHVVIVGAGFVGLSTAWYLQEEGVKVTVVDRGGVASGASWGNAGWLTPALTLPIAEPSIFSSGLKMMMDPASPLYIPLKANAKLLRFLIGFTWHSTPKKWQEAMRIYSELGTTGLDAFDEIAEGTNAGPGVVEKTKPANPFLTGFKSLKDRDGLLHEFDMIKKTGGNVEFDLLTGDELRAIEPTLSDSVAAGVAIKNQRFLNPPKYMESLAESVIARGGDIVGSYNVTDIRDNGSSVTVIGSEGRSITADHVVMATGAWLNDMTKKFGVNVVVQAGRGYSFTVQPEVMPTHPIYFPSQRVACTPLGDRFRIAGTMEFRDANHPLEPKRIEAIVAAAAPVYKGINWESRKEEWVGGRPCTADGMPLVGATRSPRVHVGGGHGMWGVALGPLTGKMIAAGILGKEKPSVARHFDPLRKGF, encoded by the coding sequence ATGGCCAGCGTAACGACGCCTGAGCATGTTGTCATCGTCGGCGCCGGGTTCGTCGGCCTGTCCACCGCCTGGTACCTGCAGGAAGAAGGCGTCAAGGTCACGGTCGTTGACCGCGGCGGCGTGGCCTCCGGTGCTTCGTGGGGCAATGCCGGCTGGCTGACCCCGGCGCTGACCCTGCCGATCGCCGAACCCTCCATCTTCTCCAGCGGCCTGAAGATGATGATGGACCCAGCGTCCCCGCTGTACATTCCACTTAAGGCCAACGCCAAGCTGCTTCGCTTCCTGATCGGGTTCACCTGGCACAGCACCCCGAAGAAGTGGCAGGAGGCCATGCGCATCTACTCCGAGCTCGGCACCACCGGGCTGGACGCCTTCGACGAGATCGCCGAGGGCACCAACGCGGGCCCGGGCGTCGTCGAGAAGACCAAGCCGGCCAACCCGTTCCTGACCGGCTTCAAGTCGCTCAAGGACCGCGACGGACTGCTCCACGAGTTCGACATGATCAAGAAGACCGGCGGCAACGTCGAGTTCGACCTGCTCACCGGAGACGAGCTGCGCGCCATCGAGCCGACCCTCTCCGATTCCGTGGCTGCAGGCGTGGCCATCAAGAACCAGCGCTTCCTGAACCCGCCGAAGTACATGGAATCCCTCGCCGAGTCCGTCATCGCCCGCGGCGGCGACATCGTGGGTTCCTACAACGTCACCGACATCCGTGACAACGGCAGCTCGGTCACCGTCATCGGCTCCGAGGGCCGTTCGATCACCGCCGACCACGTGGTCATGGCCACCGGCGCCTGGCTCAACGACATGACCAAGAAGTTCGGCGTGAACGTCGTCGTCCAGGCGGGCCGCGGCTACTCCTTCACCGTCCAGCCCGAGGTCATGCCGACCCACCCGATCTACTTCCCGTCCCAGCGCGTGGCCTGCACCCCGCTCGGGGACCGCTTCCGCATCGCCGGCACCATGGAGTTCCGCGACGCCAACCACCCGTTGGAGCCCAAGCGCATCGAGGCCATCGTCGCCGCGGCGGCCCCGGTCTACAAGGGCATCAACTGGGAAAGCCGCAAGGAAGAATGGGTCGGCGGACGCCCCTGCACCGCCGACGGCATGCCGCTGGTCGGCGCGACCCGTTCCCCGCGCGTGCACGTTGGCGGCGGACACGGCATGTGGGGCGTGGCCCTGGGCCCGCTGACCGGCAAGATGATCGCCGCCGGCATCCTGGGCAAGGAAAAGCCGTCCGTGGCACGCCACTTCGACCCGCTGCGCAAGGGCTTCTAG
- a CDS encoding metallophosphoesterase family protein, producing MGSTWFTSDTHFGHARIIESCHRPFADVAEMDAEIIRRWNQVVGAADTVWVLGDWALGDKARGLEIVSELHGTKHLVAGNHDACWPGRIGAQRHLRQFLDAGFASVQDFARVKLPATVKNVPGRKVLLSHFPYAGDSHGGDRYAQFRLRDEGAWLLHGHVHNAFLVSGRGINVGVDMHGFAPVGALALAQVIDSTEDGDRPDTA from the coding sequence ATGGGAAGCACCTGGTTTACCTCCGATACCCACTTCGGACATGCCCGCATCATCGAGTCCTGCCACAGGCCCTTTGCCGACGTCGCCGAAATGGATGCCGAGATCATCCGGAGGTGGAACCAGGTGGTGGGCGCCGCGGACACTGTCTGGGTGCTGGGGGACTGGGCCCTGGGTGACAAGGCCCGCGGGCTCGAGATCGTCTCCGAGCTGCACGGCACCAAGCACCTGGTCGCAGGCAACCACGACGCCTGCTGGCCCGGGCGCATCGGGGCGCAGCGCCACCTCCGGCAGTTCCTCGATGCGGGCTTCGCCTCCGTGCAGGATTTCGCACGCGTCAAGCTGCCCGCGACGGTGAAAAATGTGCCGGGGCGCAAGGTGCTGCTCAGCCATTTCCCGTACGCGGGGGATTCCCATGGCGGCGACCGCTATGCGCAGTTCCGGTTGCGTGACGAGGGGGCATGGTTACTGCACGGTCACGTCCACAATGCCTTCCTGGTCTCGGGCCGGGGCATCAACGTCGGGGTTGACATGCACGGTTTCGCCCCGGTCGGCGCCCTGGCGCTGGCGCAAGTGATCGATTCAACCGAGGATGGAGACAGGCCAGACACCGCGTGA
- a CDS encoding SNF2-related protein — MSSVAPLLNSTTLIRELVGPLSLDRGAAYASQGRVLDVNWVEPMGIVRASVLGSGGMVYRTAVHSQVRHGLLMPQLGICTCPVGSNCKHAAAALFAYMWDETNYEDPDPRAPWERTLDSLIGDGGAAGQETEQRTLGLQFELRPKTLQRYQASAMAKIKDGTIPHTSKLELLLRPVQLNDKGRWVSGNLAWQHFRYTRTGGIPTLPFDYSYDPDQVEWFCTLLQLNSFVAWNGTHLSASDFLTPMVWNHLARAAALGIELRGQSAKSSVRVHDPVAVRTDIASEGKKLRIRPSVDVLPPDFDSDFLGAVADHGVFWWDTTEGMKNVDLHLAPSRAKLPALVTGLLATDKKVTIPANGRENFEQEYLPKLAKASELSSIDHSVEVPTSLEPVMLLRVEHFAGQQNPVRKQKKDETSVPGINLHWGYSYGNHQVPLELVAGTERNPKAELAMQREVAAAIASFPQAYADAFANPQRNVAATRVAPRLHGVAAARFITEALPALQALENLRVHIDGEQPEFEELTSNPLITISTENTETNDWFDLGVEVAIDGNKVPFTELFQALAHGDEYLMLPDGKYFALDRPEYEQLRRLIEEARALSDATSDGTIRISKHQASLWEDLKDIATNVEASAAWKHSTEGLSNILEVDHAPLPAGIDATLRPYQLEGFEWLSFLYDNGLGGVLADDMGLGKTLQTLALIQHAKDNHDESTGKMPPFLVVAPTSVVSNWTAEAARFAPNLRSVYMTETVRRGGVPAHEIAAEVDIMITSYGLFRIDQDEYAATRFSGLILDEAQFVKNPATQASKQARDFPTPFKLAITGTPMENNLSELWSMFAIAAPGLFPALKRFDETYRKPIEKDGDNEALKRLRRRIRPLMLRRTKELVATDLPEKQEQILELDLAPKHRVIYQRHLQRERQKVLGMLEDMDKNRFAVFSSLTKLRQLSLDASLIDEEYASVPSSKLDALLEQLEDLTAEGHNALVFSQFTSFLSKASDRLTEAGIEHAYLDGSTTKRAKVIESFTSGKVKVFLISLKAGGFGLNLTQADYCFLMDPWWNPASENQAVDRAHRIGQKRNVMVYRMVSKNTIEEKVMALKDKKAKLFTAVLDDDAAFASAISADDVRSLFAD, encoded by the coding sequence ATGTCTTCCGTTGCACCACTGCTCAACTCCACCACACTGATCCGTGAGCTTGTCGGACCACTCAGCCTGGATCGCGGGGCGGCCTACGCAAGCCAGGGCAGGGTCCTGGACGTCAACTGGGTCGAGCCCATGGGCATCGTGCGCGCTTCGGTGTTGGGCTCCGGCGGCATGGTCTACCGCACCGCGGTCCATTCCCAGGTGCGCCACGGGCTGCTCATGCCCCAGCTGGGAATCTGCACCTGCCCGGTGGGCTCGAACTGCAAGCACGCCGCGGCCGCGCTTTTCGCCTACATGTGGGACGAGACAAACTACGAGGATCCCGATCCGCGTGCCCCGTGGGAGCGCACGCTGGACTCGCTCATCGGGGACGGCGGTGCCGCCGGGCAGGAAACCGAGCAGCGCACCCTGGGGCTTCAATTTGAGCTGCGCCCGAAGACCCTGCAGCGCTACCAGGCCTCGGCCATGGCCAAGATCAAGGACGGGACCATCCCGCACACCTCCAAGCTGGAGTTGCTGCTGCGCCCGGTCCAGCTCAACGACAAGGGCCGCTGGGTCTCGGGCAACCTGGCCTGGCAGCATTTCCGCTACACCCGCACCGGCGGCATCCCGACCCTGCCCTTCGACTACTCCTACGACCCGGACCAGGTCGAGTGGTTCTGCACGCTGCTGCAGCTGAACTCCTTTGTCGCGTGGAACGGGACCCACCTGTCGGCCAGCGATTTCCTGACCCCCATGGTGTGGAACCACCTGGCACGGGCCGCGGCGCTGGGCATCGAACTGCGCGGCCAGTCGGCAAAATCCTCGGTCCGGGTGCACGATCCGGTCGCGGTCCGCACCGACATCGCCTCCGAGGGCAAGAAGCTGCGGATCCGTCCCTCGGTCGATGTGCTGCCGCCGGACTTCGACAGCGACTTCCTCGGCGCCGTGGCCGACCACGGGGTCTTCTGGTGGGACACCACCGAGGGCATGAAGAACGTGGACCTGCACCTGGCGCCCTCCCGCGCCAAGCTCCCCGCATTGGTCACCGGCCTGCTGGCCACCGACAAGAAGGTCACCATCCCGGCCAACGGGCGGGAAAACTTTGAGCAGGAGTACCTGCCCAAGCTCGCCAAGGCCTCCGAGCTCTCCTCGATCGACCACTCCGTCGAGGTGCCGACCTCGCTGGAACCAGTCATGCTGCTGCGCGTCGAGCACTTCGCCGGCCAGCAGAACCCGGTCCGCAAGCAAAAGAAGGACGAAACCTCGGTCCCGGGCATCAACCTGCATTGGGGCTATTCCTACGGCAACCACCAGGTGCCCCTGGAGCTGGTGGCGGGAACCGAACGCAACCCCAAGGCCGAGCTGGCCATGCAACGCGAAGTCGCCGCAGCGATCGCCTCTTTCCCCCAGGCCTATGCCGATGCCTTCGCCAATCCGCAACGCAACGTTGCCGCCACCCGGGTCGCACCGCGCCTGCATGGCGTCGCGGCGGCACGGTTCATCACCGAGGCGCTGCCGGCATTGCAGGCCCTGGAAAACCTGCGGGTACACATCGACGGCGAACAGCCGGAGTTCGAGGAACTCACCTCCAACCCGCTAATCACCATCTCGACCGAGAACACCGAAACCAACGACTGGTTCGACCTGGGCGTCGAAGTCGCGATCGACGGCAACAAGGTCCCGTTCACCGAGCTCTTCCAGGCACTGGCGCACGGCGATGAATACCTGATGCTGCCCGACGGCAAGTACTTTGCCCTGGACCGCCCGGAATACGAGCAGCTGCGCCGGCTCATCGAGGAGGCCCGCGCACTGTCGGACGCCACAAGCGACGGCACCATACGGATTTCCAAGCACCAGGCCTCGCTCTGGGAAGACCTCAAGGACATCGCCACCAACGTCGAGGCGTCGGCCGCGTGGAAGCACTCCACCGAGGGACTGAGCAACATCCTCGAGGTCGACCACGCCCCGCTGCCGGCCGGCATCGACGCCACGCTGCGCCCCTACCAGCTCGAGGGCTTCGAATGGCTCTCCTTCCTCTACGACAACGGGCTGGGCGGGGTGCTCGCCGACGACATGGGACTGGGCAAGACGCTGCAGACCCTGGCGCTGATCCAGCACGCCAAGGACAACCACGACGAGTCGACCGGAAAGATGCCGCCGTTCCTGGTGGTGGCCCCGACCTCCGTGGTCTCCAACTGGACCGCCGAGGCGGCACGCTTCGCCCCGAACCTGCGCAGCGTCTACATGACCGAGACCGTGCGCCGCGGCGGGGTCCCCGCCCACGAGATCGCCGCCGAGGTCGACATCATGATCACCTCTTACGGCCTGTTCCGCATCGACCAGGACGAATACGCAGCCACCAGGTTCTCCGGGCTGATCCTGGACGAGGCGCAATTCGTGAAGAACCCCGCCACGCAGGCCTCCAAGCAGGCCCGCGACTTCCCGACGCCCTTCAAGCTCGCGATCACCGGCACCCCCATGGAGAACAACCTCTCCGAGCTCTGGTCGATGTTCGCCATTGCCGCCCCGGGGCTCTTCCCCGCACTCAAGCGCTTCGACGAGACCTACCGCAAGCCCATCGAGAAGGACGGCGACAACGAGGCCCTCAAGCGCCTGCGCCGCCGGATCCGCCCGCTGATGCTGCGGCGCACCAAGGAACTGGTGGCCACGGACCTGCCCGAGAAGCAGGAGCAGATCCTGGAGCTCGACCTGGCGCCCAAGCACCGGGTCATCTACCAGCGGCACCTGCAGCGCGAACGCCAGAAGGTGCTGGGCATGCTCGAGGACATGGACAAGAACCGCTTTGCGGTGTTCTCCTCGCTGACCAAGCTGCGCCAGCTGTCCCTGGATGCCTCGCTCATCGACGAGGAGTACGCCTCCGTTCCCAGCAGCAAGCTCGACGCCCTGCTCGAGCAGCTCGAGGACCTCACCGCCGAGGGCCACAACGCCCTGGTCTTCAGCCAATTCACCTCGTTTCTGTCCAAGGCCAGCGACCGGCTCACCGAGGCCGGGATCGAGCACGCCTACCTGGACGGCTCGACCACCAAGCGCGCCAAGGTCATCGAGTCCTTCACCTCCGGCAAGGTCAAGGTGTTCCTGATTTCGCTGAAGGCCGGCGGGTTCGGCCTGAACCTCACCCAGGCCGACTACTGCTTCCTGATGGATCCGTGGTGGAACCCGGCCTCGGAGAACCAGGCCGTGGACCGTGCCCACCGTATCGGGCAGAAGCGCAACGTCATGGTCTACCGGATGGTTTCCAAGAACACCATCGAGGAAAAGGTCATGGCGCTGAAGGACAAGAAGGCCAAGCTCTTCACCGCGGTCCTCGACGACGATGCCGCCTTTGCCTCGGCGATCAGCGCCGACGACGTTCGCTCGCTCTTCGCGGATTAG
- a CDS encoding malonic semialdehyde reductase: protein MSVETAATVYDQLSIDADTADKLFLEARTANTFSEEVVADETLDAIYELTKMGPTMMNNQPLRITWVKSAEAREAVVAKMMEGNRAKSLAAPALAVLSYDADWHEQFPVFFPHAPERKAMFDQDAASRAEIAKNNAWMQAGYFIMAVRAAGLHAGPMGGFDAAGVDSVINADSANHAFLIVNVGAPGENPWFDRLPRLDVDVATTSI, encoded by the coding sequence ATGAGCGTTGAAACCGCCGCAACCGTGTACGACCAACTGTCGATCGATGCCGACACCGCAGACAAGCTCTTCCTTGAAGCCCGCACCGCAAACACCTTCTCCGAGGAAGTCGTGGCCGACGAGACCCTCGATGCCATCTACGAGCTCACCAAAATGGGCCCGACGATGATGAACAACCAGCCGCTGCGCATCACCTGGGTCAAGAGCGCCGAGGCCCGCGAGGCAGTCGTCGCCAAGATGATGGAAGGGAACCGGGCCAAGTCCCTGGCCGCCCCGGCGCTTGCGGTGCTTAGCTACGACGCCGACTGGCACGAACAGTTTCCGGTGTTCTTCCCCCACGCTCCCGAGCGCAAGGCCATGTTCGACCAGGATGCCGCCTCGCGCGCCGAAATCGCCAAGAACAATGCCTGGATGCAGGCCGGCTACTTCATCATGGCCGTTCGCGCGGCCGGACTGCACGCCGGCCCGATGGGCGGCTTCGACGCTGCCGGAGTGGATTCGGTCATCAACGCGGACTCCGCCAACCACGCGTTCCTCATCGTCAACGTGGGCGCCCCCGGCGAGAACCCGTGGTTCGATCGCCTGCCGCGCCTGGACGTCGACGTGGCAACCACCAGCATCTAG
- a CDS encoding sensor histidine kinase encodes MNPTVSDSEVASEKSSSTLGRTILLVASCVVALLFVTDIVSLVSESDPVRFQRRATEASVNATYTLSIGLLWVRARYAVIVSIVAMALTVFTGAYLFSLLVVPLLVGLISLVETRRFAFRYLCITGLWAILIIVVRSYDVGFLIILVPLLAVAYFVALFARKYQDQRESDRRRIEDLRRKQQEAVEAERKAIARDLHDIVAHDITVISMQAKAAGFSGDPAVAQAALKVIGNTSKEALQDLRVMLNVLRSDGSATRVDGSLVDSAGNAASSLEILIGVEVFAERLIDLGHPTKTMADPRLAGLPQSAQAALYRVLQESTTNIVKHAEPHAACRIEALVVGDRVWLEIANSLPRHVMDQGFDVGGHSSGIVGMSDRMAAFGGTLSAKRVRGDWVVRAELPATTIDQDLKASEDTSEASDQL; translated from the coding sequence GTGAATCCAACCGTTTCTGACTCTGAAGTCGCTAGCGAGAAGTCGTCCTCCACTTTGGGAAGGACGATTCTCCTGGTGGCCAGCTGTGTTGTCGCACTGCTTTTCGTCACCGATATTGTGAGCCTTGTCAGCGAATCCGACCCGGTTAGATTTCAGCGGCGTGCGACTGAAGCCAGCGTCAACGCAACCTACACTCTTTCTATTGGACTGCTTTGGGTCCGGGCGCGGTACGCAGTCATCGTCTCAATTGTTGCCATGGCGCTGACCGTTTTTACGGGCGCCTATCTTTTCTCGCTGCTCGTGGTTCCCCTACTGGTCGGTCTGATTAGTTTGGTGGAAACTCGCAGGTTTGCTTTCAGGTACCTATGTATAACTGGACTCTGGGCCATCCTGATCATCGTTGTCAGATCCTATGACGTGGGTTTCCTGATTATTCTCGTGCCGTTGCTAGCAGTGGCCTATTTTGTGGCACTTTTCGCTCGAAAGTACCAAGATCAGCGTGAGTCCGACAGACGACGCATCGAAGACCTGCGCCGCAAGCAGCAAGAAGCCGTGGAGGCCGAGCGCAAGGCCATTGCCAGAGACCTGCACGACATCGTGGCCCATGACATCACCGTGATTTCCATGCAGGCCAAGGCCGCAGGTTTTTCGGGGGATCCCGCCGTTGCCCAGGCCGCGCTCAAGGTCATTGGGAATACCTCGAAGGAGGCGCTGCAGGACCTCCGCGTCATGCTCAACGTCCTGCGATCGGACGGGTCCGCGACCCGCGTGGACGGATCACTCGTTGACTCGGCGGGAAATGCAGCCAGCAGCCTAGAGATCCTCATCGGTGTCGAGGTGTTTGCCGAGCGGCTGATTGATCTTGGCCATCCGACGAAGACCATGGCCGATCCGAGGCTTGCTGGCTTGCCGCAGTCCGCGCAGGCCGCGCTATATAGGGTTCTGCAGGAATCCACGACGAATATCGTCAAGCATGCGGAGCCGCATGCCGCATGTCGCATTGAGGCACTCGTGGTCGGGGACCGGGTATGGCTGGAAATTGCCAACTCGCTACCCCGCCACGTCATGGACCAAGGTTTCGACGTTGGCGGGCACAGCTCGGGCATCGTCGGCATGTCCGACCGGATGGCGGCCTTCGGCGGCACCCTCTCCGCCAAGCGAGTCCGCGGCGATTGGGTGGTGCGTGCCGAACTCCCGGCCACCACCATCGACCAAGACCTCAAGGCTTCCGAGGACACCTCCGAGGCCTCGGACCAATTGTGA
- a CDS encoding response regulator: MTDIQVLVVDNEPLMRQALKIILEAAPGFQWLGEATNGIEAVDFCAGNNPDVILMDMQMPRMDGVEATSIITTNYPGIGVLAITAFSSEEYLVPALRAGAAGYLVKDAEPTEILAAIQAVQDGSAAISASVSQDLIRAIREAHDVKPSSSIGPNPMALSEREQEVLQLLARGRNNPEMAAELHISEATVKAHLSRVMAKFGVRDRVQALIRAAQYGLVELHMD, translated from the coding sequence GTGACCGACATCCAAGTTCTCGTGGTTGATAACGAACCACTCATGCGCCAAGCCCTCAAAATCATCCTTGAAGCCGCCCCGGGGTTTCAATGGCTTGGAGAAGCGACAAACGGCATCGAAGCCGTCGACTTCTGCGCGGGCAACAATCCGGATGTAATCCTCATGGACATGCAAATGCCCCGCATGGACGGTGTTGAAGCAACCAGCATCATCACCACAAATTACCCGGGCATTGGCGTACTTGCCATCACCGCATTTTCCTCGGAGGAATACCTGGTCCCGGCTCTTCGCGCAGGAGCCGCTGGTTACCTGGTCAAGGACGCCGAGCCCACGGAAATCCTCGCAGCCATCCAGGCAGTGCAAGACGGAAGCGCGGCGATTTCCGCGTCGGTGTCGCAGGACCTAATTCGCGCAATTCGCGAAGCCCACGACGTAAAGCCCAGCAGTTCCATCGGGCCGAACCCCATGGCTCTGTCCGAGCGGGAGCAGGAAGTCCTCCAACTACTCGCACGGGGCAGAAACAATCCGGAGATGGCCGCAGAATTGCACATTTCCGAGGCAACTGTGAAAGCCCACCTGAGTCGAGTCATGGCAAAATTCGGCGTCCGGGACAGGGTCCAGGCCCTGATTCGTGCCGCCCAATACGGACTGGTCGAGCTTCATATGGACTAA